A DNA window from Arachis hypogaea cultivar Tifrunner chromosome 18, arahy.Tifrunner.gnm2.J5K5, whole genome shotgun sequence contains the following coding sequences:
- the LOC112770641 gene encoding carbamoyl phosphate synthase arginine-specific large chain, chloroplastic: MGMGHCITHLDKLPLTCLSHSPSFSSSTSSHFKLFAPKTTFRTRFSPLPTTYGKRNSIFCSNEHRHVSSTAAAAAVAAPVPAADTATKVGKRTDIKKILILGAGPIVIGQACEFDYSGTQACKALKEEGYEVILINSNPATIMTDPDMADRTYVTPMTPELVEQVLEAERPDALLPTMGGQTALNLAVALSESGALEKYGVELIGAKLEAIKKAEDRDLFKQAMKNIGIKTPPSGIGTTIRECMEIANEIGEFPLIIRPAFTLGGTGGGIAYNREEFEEICKAGIAASLTSQVLIEKSLLGWKEYELEVMRDLADNVVIICSIENIDPMGVHTGDSITVAPAQTLTDKEYQRLRDYSIAIIREIGVECGGSNVQFAVNPVNGEVMVIEMNPRVSRSSALASKATGFPIAKMAAKLSVGYSLDQIPNDITKKTPASFEPSIDYVVTKIPRFAFEKFPGSKPILTTQMKSVGEAMAVGRTFQESFQKAVRSLEHGYPGWGCSKVKELDYDWERLKYSLRVPNPERIHAIYAAMKKGMSIDEIFELSYIDKWFLAQLKELVDVESFLMSHNLSDLTNVDFYEVKKRGFSDKQIAFATKSAEKEVRFRRLSLGVTPAYKRVDTCAAEFEANTPYMYSSYDFECESAPTKRKKVLILGGGPNRIGQGIEFDYCCCHASFSLQDAGYETIMVNSNPETVSTDYDTSDRLYFEPLTVEDVLNIIDLERPDGIIVQFGGQTPLKLSLPIQQYLDEHKPACASGLGHVRIWGTSPDSIDAAEDRERFNVMLNELKIEQPKGGIARSEKDALAIAEEIGYPVVVRPSYVLGGRAMEIVYSDDKLVTYLETAVEVDPERPVLVDKYLSDAIEIDVDALADSHGNVVIGGIMEHIEQAGVHSGDSACSIPTRTVPSSCLETIRSWTEKLAKRLNVCGLMNCQYAINNSEEVFLLEANPRASRTVPFVSKAIGHPLAKYASLVMSGKSLYDIQFTKEVIPKYVSVKEAVLPFSKFAGCDVLLSPEMRSTGEVMGIDSLYNTAFAKAQIAAGQKLPTSGIVFISLNDLTKPHLEKIAKTFVEAGFKIVATSGTAHALESANIPAERVLKMHEGRPHAGDMIANGDIQLMVITSSGDALDRIDGLALRRMALDYKVPIVTTVNGAIATAEAIKSLKSNSIKMIALQDFIEHKE, from the exons ATGGGAATGGGACACTGTATTACCCACCTCGACAAACTCCCTCTCACCTGCCTCTCCCATTCcccttccttctcctcctccacTTCTTCTCACTTTAAACTTTTTGCACCGAAAACAACCTTCCGAACCCGCTTCTCCCCCCTTCCTACAACCTATGGTAAAAGGAACTCCATTTTCTGTTCTAACGAACACCGCCATGTGTCCTCTACTGCCGCCGCAGCAGCTGTTGCTGCTCCCGTTCCCGCTGCTGACACCGCGACAAAGGTTGGAAAACGGACAGACATAAAGAAGATCCTGATCCTTGGAGCTGGACCAATCGTGATTGGTCAAGCGTGTGAGTTCGATTACAGTGGAACGCAAGCATGCAAGGCTCTCAAAGAAGAAGGGTATGAAGTTATTCTAATAAACTCGAACCCTGCTACTATAATGACTGATCCTGATATGGCTGATAGGACCTATGTTACCCCTATGACCCCTGAATTGGTTGAGCAGGTTCTCGAAGCTGAGCGCCCCGACGCTCTGCTTCCCACCATGGGTGGCCAAACCGCCCTCAACCTCGCTGTGGCGCTCTCTGAGAGCGGCGCCTTGGAGAAATACGGTGTGGAATTGATTGGGGCAAAGCTGGAGGCTATTAAGAAGGCTGAGGATAGGGATTTGTTTAAGCAGGCTATGAAGAACATAGGGATTAAGACCCCGCCTTCCGGGATAGGAACCACAATTAGGGAGTGTATGGAAATTGCCAATGAGATTGGCGAGTTTCCGTTGATCATTAGGCCTGCTTTTACGTTAGGTGGAACGGGTGGTGGGATTGCATACAATAGGGAAGAGTTTGAGGAGATTTGCAAGGCTGGGATTGCTGCTAGTTTGACTAGTCAGGTTTTGATTGAGAAGTCCTTGTTGGGGTGGAAGGAGTATGAGCTTGAGGTTATGAGGGACTTGGCTGACAATGTGGTTATTATATGTTCCATTGAGAATATTGATCCCATGGGAGTTCATACCGGTGACTCAATCACTGTTGCACCTGCACAGACCCTTACTGATAAGGAGTATCAGCGCCTTCGAGATTACTCCATTGCTATAATTAGAGAGATTGGGGTGGAATGTGGGGGATCCAATGTGCAGTTTGCTGTCAACCCTGTGAATGGTGAGGTGATGGTGATCGAGATGAATCCGAGAGTCTCAAGGTCCTCGGCCTTGGCGTCAAAGGCTACCGGATTTCCGATAGCAAAAATGGCAGCAAAGTTGTCTGTAGGCTATTCACTGGATCAAATCCCAAATGATATAACAAAAAAGACACCGGCTAGTTTTGAGCCCTCCATAGATTATGTGGTTACAAAG ATTCCTCGGTTTGCTTTCGAAAAGTTCCCTGGTTCAAAGCCAATATTGACAACGCAGATGAAGTCTGTTGGTGAGGCAATGGCTGTAGGTAGAACCTTCCAAGAGTCCTTTCAAAAAGCTGTCCGCTCACTGGAACACGGATACCCTGGATGGGGTTGTTCAAAAGTGAAAGAGTTGGACTATGACTGGGAACGATTGAAGTATAGTCTTCGAGTTCCTAACCCTGAACGCATCCATGCCATATATGCTGCAATGAAAAAAGGCATGAGCATTGATGAAATTTTCGAGCTGAGTTATATTGACAAATGGTTTCTCGCTCAGCTCAAGGAGCTAGTTGATGTGGAAAGTTTCTTGATGTCCCACAATTTGTCTGATttgacaaatgttgatttctacgAGGTTAAGAAAAGAGGGTTTAGTGATAAACAGATAGCATTTGCAACTAAATCTGCTGAGAAGGAAGTTCGGTTCAGGCGACTGTCTCTGGGTGTTACTCCAGCATATAAGCGAGTTGATACTTGTGCTGCAGAATTTGAAGCTAATACTCCTTATATGTATTCCTCTTATGATTTTGAGTGTGAATCAGCTCCCACTAAAAGAAAGAAGGTTTTAATTTTGGGTGGTGGACCAAATAGAATTGGCCAAGGGATTGAGTTCGACTATTGCTGTTGTCATGCATCCTTTTCTCTTCAG GATGCAGGATATGAGACAATCATGGTGAATTCAAATCCTGAGACAGTCTCTACAGATTATGACACCAGTGATCGTCTATACTTTGAACCCTTAACTGTTGAAGATGTTTTGAACATTATTGACTTGGAAAGGCCTGATGGTATTATTGTGCAATTTGGAGGTCAAACACCATTGAAATTGTCTCTCCCCATACAACAATACCTGGATGAACACAAGCCAGCATGTGCCAGTGGGCTTGGTCATGTTCGCATTTGGGGAACATCCCCTGATTCCATAGATGCTGCTGAGGACAGAGAAAGGTTCAATGTGATGCTCAATGAATTAAAGATTGAACAGCCAAAAGGAGGAATTGCCAGGAGTGAAAAAGATGCACTCGCCATTGCGGAAGAGATTGGATACCCAGTTGTTGTTCGCCCTTCCTATGTTCTGGGAGGTCGAGCAATGGAGATTGTTTATAGTGATGATAAACTTGTGACTTATCTTGAAACTGCTGTTGAGGTGGATCCAGAACGCCCTGTATTAGTTGACAAGTATTTATCTGATGCCATTGAGATTGATGTTGATGCACTGGCTGACTCACATGGCAATGTGGTCATTGGTGGGATAATGGAGCACATTGAACAGGCTGGGGTACATTCCGGTGACTCTGCCTGCTCTATTCCCACAAGAACTGTTCCATCTTCTTGCTTGGAGACAATCAGGTCATGGACTGAAAAATTGGCGAAACGACTGAATGTCTGTGGGCTCATGAACTGTCAGTATGCAATTAATAATTCAGAGGAGGTATTTTTGCTTGAGGCCAACCCTCGTGCTTCTCGCACTGTCCCATTTGTATCAAAAGCAATAGGCCACCCATTGGCTAAATATGCTTCCCTTGTCATGTCTGGAAAGTCTCTCTATGATATACAGTTCACAAAAGAGGTCATTCCTAAATATGTGTCCGTCAAGGAAGCTGTTCTTCCCTTTTCAAAATTTGCAGGCTGTGATGTGCTTCTAAGTCCTGAGATGCGAAGTACTGGTGAGGTCATGGGTATTGACTCTCTGTATAATACTGCATTTGCTAAGGCTCAAATTGCTGCCGGCCAGAAGTTACCAACTTCTGGTATTGTGTTCATTAGCTTAAATGATTTAACGAAACCTCACCTTGAGAAGATTGCAAAGACCTTCGTCGAGGCAGGTTTTAAGATTGTTGCTACTTCTGGAACGGCTCATGCTCTTGAATCAGCTAATATCCCAGCTGAGAGAGTGCTGAAGATGCATGAAGGTAGGCCTCATGCTGGTGACATGATTGCCAATGGAGACATTCAGCTGATGGTGATAACGAGTTCTGGTGATGCACTTGATCGGATAGATGGTTTAGCTCTTAGAAGGATGGCTTTGGATTACAAGGTTCCTATTGTCACAACGGTTAACGGAGCTATAGCAACTGCTGAAGCAATAAAGAGTTTGAAGTCCAATTCTATCAAAATGATTGCTCTTCAGGACTTCATTGAGCATAAAGAGTGA